A single region of the Stigmatella erecta genome encodes:
- a CDS encoding head protein — MKLGELSLETQELLGQHREAAHSAEEKERFLVAMDALKFIAATGQSQDFEDYRKSLDTHAPPLVLAAFGTREEAEAWLNGHAKPPHLAYVLIAGAYHVVMHVPDLNHRRLISHPVLEFYLAEMIREGIPAPMATFHTQEEARTWLEHQSEPPRQVFIHIGGEPHLVAYHHRIGLRAMYPLSMAAPLKQADE; from the coding sequence ATGAAACTGGGAGAACTCTCTCTGGAGACTCAGGAGCTTCTTGGGCAGCATCGGGAAGCCGCCCACTCCGCTGAAGAGAAGGAGCGGTTCCTGGTGGCCATGGATGCGCTCAAGTTCATCGCTGCTACTGGCCAATCCCAGGACTTCGAAGACTATCGCAAAAGCTTGGACACCCATGCTCCCCCTCTTGTACTTGCGGCCTTCGGTACGCGCGAAGAAGCCGAGGCTTGGTTGAATGGCCATGCCAAGCCACCGCACCTTGCTTATGTCTTGATTGCTGGCGCGTATCACGTGGTCATGCATGTCCCCGACCTCAATCACCGCAGGCTGATTTCCCATCCTGTTCTCGAGTTCTATCTCGCAGAGATGATCCGGGAAGGGATTCCCGCCCCGATGGCCACCTTCCACACGCAAGAAGAGGCGAGGACGTGGCTTGAGCATCAGTCTGAGCCGCCTCGCCAGGTCTTCATCCACATTGGCGGGGAGCCTCACCTCGTGGCGTACCACCACAGGATTGGCCTCCGCGCGATGTATCCCCTCTCCATGGCCGCACCGCTGAAACAAGCAGACGAGTGA
- a CDS encoding DUF1775 domain-containing protein: MNASPRLLLAAVATLLCTAAEAHISVLSGPFIAGNSQELTFNIAHGCSGVDTFRIEIHLPEGVTSVRPLDSVFGKAALSKDANGAVKSVVWTKPAAEVLPGDTHLYRVGLSALLPNKPFTTLYFPTFQSCRAADGTESTVEWSATRGGHDHGGGTGPSANPAPAVFLLPERAPGWNKYTVDQHVHDMGVFKDAQIVWAGKTAYSPNPLVRSLIEREPDTQMLQEIHPGTEIWIKY, from the coding sequence ATGAACGCATCTCCACGTCTGTTATTGGCCGCCGTGGCCACCCTGCTGTGCACCGCCGCCGAGGCCCACATCTCTGTCCTCTCCGGGCCCTTCATCGCCGGCAATTCCCAGGAGCTCACGTTCAACATCGCCCATGGCTGCTCGGGCGTGGACACGTTCCGCATCGAGATCCACCTCCCCGAAGGCGTGACGTCGGTGCGCCCCCTGGACTCGGTGTTTGGCAAGGCCGCCCTCTCCAAGGACGCCAACGGCGCCGTGAAGTCCGTGGTCTGGACCAAGCCCGCCGCGGAGGTGCTCCCGGGGGACACCCACCTGTACCGCGTGGGCCTGAGCGCACTGCTGCCCAACAAGCCCTTCACCACGCTGTACTTCCCCACCTTCCAGTCCTGCCGCGCCGCGGATGGCACCGAGTCCACCGTCGAGTGGAGCGCCACCCGTGGTGGCCATGACCACGGCGGGGGAACCGGCCCCTCGGCGAATCCCGCCCCCGCGGTGTTCCTGCTTCCCGAGCGCGCCCCCGGCTGGAACAAGTACACCGTGGATCAGCACGTCCACGACATGGGGGTCTTCAAGGACGCGCAGATCGTCTGGGCGGGAAAGACCGCCTACAGCCCCAACCCCCTCGTCCGGAGCCTCATCGAGCGGGAGCCGGACACCCAGATGCTTCAGGAGATTCATCCCGGCACCGAGATCTGGATCAAATACTGA